In Isoptericola jiangsuensis, the following proteins share a genomic window:
- a CDS encoding ABC transporter permease subunit, with protein MSTDPRPGAPATDARPGSVVTAEPPGDEGHRRPRRSRPDESPARRYGAGFLAKLALMAVVDAFGVYVVWSAWVAGSWVILGAMVAMLLVANWVYFSRRTVPLKYVLPGLVFLFTFQVFTIAYTGWVAFTNYGDGHNSTKEDAVAALLVQNERRVEGSPSMPLTVVADGDQLGFAVVQPDGTTAVGDADDPLTTVDATVTDGRVAAVDGWEVLDRQQVLERQDEVTNLRVPVSDDAADGSVRTTDARTGYVYTSALVYDEAADTMTDTTTGTVYTPNDSGQFEAADGSTLAVGWRVFVGFDNFTQAFSDSRYAGPFLQVVIWTFVFAIASVGTTFLLGMFLATVFNTPIRGRKVYRTLLILPYAIPGFVAPLLWSGLLNRSFGFVNQVLLGGAAIPWLTDPWLAKLSLIGVNLWLGFPYMFLICTGALQSLPGDVMEAAKIDGASRWRTWRSVTMPLLLVSTAPLLISSFAFNFNNFALVYMLTGGGPRFEDASVPLGHTDILITMVYSVAGLDGNAPKNFGLASALSIVIFVIIATISAVAFRRTRALEEIN; from the coding sequence ATGAGCACCGACCCCCGCCCCGGCGCACCCGCCACCGACGCACGACCCGGCTCCGTCGTCACCGCCGAGCCGCCCGGCGACGAGGGCCACCGGCGACCGCGCCGGTCCCGCCCCGACGAGTCCCCCGCCCGGCGCTACGGCGCGGGCTTCCTCGCCAAGCTCGCCCTCATGGCCGTGGTGGACGCGTTCGGCGTCTACGTCGTGTGGTCCGCGTGGGTGGCCGGCTCCTGGGTGATCCTCGGGGCGATGGTCGCCATGCTCCTGGTGGCCAACTGGGTGTACTTCTCGCGGCGCACCGTGCCGCTGAAGTACGTGCTGCCGGGCCTGGTGTTCCTGTTCACGTTCCAGGTGTTCACCATCGCCTACACCGGCTGGGTGGCGTTCACCAACTACGGCGACGGCCACAACTCCACCAAGGAGGACGCCGTCGCCGCGCTGCTCGTGCAGAACGAGCGGCGCGTCGAGGGCTCGCCGTCCATGCCGCTCACCGTCGTCGCGGACGGTGACCAGCTCGGGTTCGCCGTCGTGCAGCCCGACGGTACGACGGCGGTCGGCGACGCCGACGACCCGCTGACGACCGTGGACGCCACCGTGACCGACGGGCGCGTCGCCGCCGTCGACGGCTGGGAGGTCCTGGACCGCCAGCAGGTGCTGGAGCGTCAGGACGAGGTGACGAACCTGCGGGTGCCCGTCTCGGACGACGCGGCCGACGGCTCGGTGCGCACCACCGACGCCCGCACCGGGTACGTGTACACCTCGGCGCTCGTCTACGACGAGGCCGCGGACACCATGACGGACACGACGACCGGCACCGTCTACACCCCCAACGACTCCGGCCAGTTCGAGGCCGCCGACGGCTCGACCCTCGCGGTGGGCTGGCGCGTGTTCGTCGGGTTCGACAACTTCACGCAGGCGTTCTCCGACTCGCGCTACGCCGGACCGTTCCTCCAGGTCGTGATCTGGACGTTCGTGTTCGCGATCGCGTCGGTCGGCACGACGTTCCTGCTCGGCATGTTCCTCGCCACGGTGTTCAACACGCCGATCCGGGGCCGCAAGGTCTACCGGACGCTGCTGATCCTGCCGTACGCGATCCCCGGGTTCGTCGCGCCGCTGCTGTGGTCCGGCCTGCTCAACCGCAGCTTCGGCTTCGTCAACCAGGTGCTGCTCGGCGGCGCCGCGATCCCGTGGCTCACCGACCCGTGGCTCGCCAAGCTGTCCCTCATCGGGGTCAACCTGTGGCTCGGGTTCCCCTACATGTTCCTCATCTGCACCGGTGCCCTGCAGTCCCTGCCCGGCGACGTCATGGAGGCCGCGAAGATCGACGGCGCCAGCCGCTGGCGCACGTGGCGCTCGGTGACGATGCCCCTGCTGCTGGTCTCCACCGCGCCGCTGCTCATCTCCAGCTTCGCGTTCAACTTCAACAACTTCGCGCTGGTGTACATGCTCACCGGCGGCGGACCCCGCTTCGAGGACGCCTCCGTGCCGCTGGGGCACACCGACATCCTCATCACGATGGTGTACTCGGTGGCCGGCCTCGACGGGAACGCCCCGAAGAACTTCGGCCTGGCCAGCGCGCTGTCCATCGTCATCTTCGTGATCATCGCGACGATCAGCGCCGTCGCCTTCAGGCGGACCCGCGCGCTCGAGGAGATCAACTGA
- a CDS encoding sugar ABC transporter substrate-binding protein, with protein MRRSILLASALVTTLALSACGTSEEPATPAEESTDAATTEAEGAGGSLTVWVDETRQAAVEAAAEDFTAETGTEVELVLKNFEDIRTDFIAQVPTGEGPDVTVGAHDWLGELITNGVVAPVELGDKAAEFEGVAVQAFTADGQVYGLPYAIENIALIRNTELADSAPATWDEAVSMGKDAGTKYPFLIQTGTEGDPYTYYPFQTSFGAPVFEQNADGSYSPELAMGGEAGEAYAQWLADQGEAGTLTTDITYDIAVEAFAKGQSPFIVGGPWMLEQFADLDLAIDPVPAAGDQAAQPFVGVQGFYVSAQSENALVANDFLVNFLSTQEAQTALFEAGGRPPALTAAADAASSDPIVAGFREVGADAVPMPSIPEMGSVWAFWGVTEANILSGSAADPAKAWQKMISDIDGALGS; from the coding sequence ATGCGACGGAGCATCCTGCTCGCCTCCGCCCTCGTCACGACCCTCGCGCTGAGCGCCTGCGGGACGTCCGAGGAGCCCGCGACGCCGGCCGAGGAGTCCACCGACGCCGCCACCACCGAGGCCGAGGGGGCCGGCGGCTCCCTCACCGTCTGGGTGGACGAGACCCGCCAGGCCGCCGTCGAGGCCGCCGCCGAGGACTTCACCGCCGAGACCGGCACCGAGGTCGAGCTCGTCCTGAAGAACTTCGAGGACATCCGCACCGACTTCATCGCCCAGGTCCCCACGGGCGAGGGCCCGGACGTCACCGTCGGCGCGCACGACTGGCTCGGCGAGCTCATCACCAACGGCGTCGTGGCCCCCGTCGAGCTCGGCGACAAGGCCGCCGAGTTCGAGGGCGTCGCCGTCCAGGCGTTCACCGCCGACGGCCAGGTCTACGGCCTGCCCTACGCGATCGAGAACATCGCGCTCATCCGCAACACCGAGCTCGCCGACTCCGCGCCCGCCACCTGGGACGAGGCCGTGTCGATGGGCAAGGACGCCGGGACCAAGTACCCGTTCCTCATCCAGACCGGCACCGAGGGTGACCCCTACACGTACTACCCGTTCCAGACGTCGTTCGGCGCCCCGGTGTTCGAGCAGAACGCGGACGGCTCGTACTCCCCGGAGCTCGCCATGGGCGGCGAGGCCGGCGAGGCCTACGCCCAGTGGCTCGCCGACCAGGGGGAGGCCGGCACGCTGACCACCGACATCACCTACGACATCGCCGTCGAGGCGTTCGCCAAGGGCCAGTCGCCGTTCATCGTGGGCGGCCCCTGGATGCTGGAGCAGTTCGCCGACCTCGACCTGGCGATCGACCCGGTGCCGGCCGCCGGCGACCAGGCCGCGCAGCCGTTCGTCGGCGTGCAGGGCTTCTACGTCAGCGCGCAGAGCGAGAACGCGCTCGTCGCCAACGACTTCCTCGTCAACTTCCTGTCGACGCAGGAGGCCCAGACCGCGCTGTTCGAGGCCGGCGGTCGCCCGCCGGCGCTGACCGCCGCCGCGGACGCCGCGTCGTCCGACCCGATCGTCGCGGGCTTCCGCGAGGTCGGCGCCGACGCCGTGCCGATGCCGTCCATCCCCGAGATGGGTTCCGTGTGGGCCTTCTGGGGCGTGACCGAGGCGAACATCCTGTCCGGCTCCGCCGCGGACCCGGCCAAGGCCTGGCAGAAGATGATCTCCGACATCGACGGCGCCCTCGGCTCCTGA
- a CDS encoding LacI family DNA-binding transcriptional regulator — protein sequence MRTRLSDLAEQAGVSTATVSRVLNGKPGVASSTRQAVLAALDVLGYERPSTLRGRSAGLVGLVVPELTNPVFPAFAQAVESVLAQRGYTPLLCTQAPGGTTEDEYVSTLVDHSVAGIIFISGLHADTRAKHGRYELLRSQGVPIVLVNGHAPGIDAPFVSPDDAEAVDVSVQHLVTLGHTRIGLAVGPERYVPARRKVEAFTAALVRHGVAPDLAAAQRHVISTLYTLEGGQVAAGELFDSGHTAVVCGSDIMALGAVRAARARGLSVPGDVSVVGYDDAPLIAFTEPPLTTVRQPVEAMAHAAVSALLTEISGDRAPRTELLFSPELVVRGSTGPVRR from the coding sequence GTGCGTACCCGACTGAGCGACCTGGCCGAGCAGGCCGGCGTCTCCACGGCCACGGTCTCGCGCGTGCTCAACGGCAAGCCCGGCGTGGCGAGCTCCACGCGCCAGGCCGTCCTGGCCGCCCTCGACGTGCTCGGCTACGAGCGGCCCTCCACGCTGCGCGGCCGGTCCGCGGGGCTCGTCGGGCTCGTCGTGCCCGAGCTCACCAACCCCGTCTTCCCGGCCTTCGCCCAGGCGGTCGAGTCCGTCCTGGCCCAGCGCGGGTACACGCCGCTGCTGTGCACCCAGGCCCCGGGCGGCACCACGGAGGACGAGTACGTCTCCACACTGGTCGACCACTCGGTCGCCGGGATCATCTTCATCTCCGGGCTGCACGCCGACACCCGCGCCAAGCACGGGCGCTACGAGCTACTGCGCAGCCAGGGCGTGCCCATCGTGCTCGTCAACGGCCACGCCCCGGGGATCGACGCCCCGTTCGTGTCGCCGGACGACGCCGAGGCCGTCGACGTCTCCGTCCAGCACCTGGTCACGCTGGGCCACACCCGGATCGGACTCGCGGTCGGACCGGAGCGCTACGTGCCCGCCCGGCGCAAGGTCGAGGCGTTCACCGCGGCGCTGGTGCGCCACGGCGTCGCCCCCGACCTCGCCGCCGCGCAGCGGCACGTGATCAGCACGCTGTACACGCTGGAGGGCGGCCAGGTGGCCGCCGGCGAGCTGTTCGACTCCGGGCACACCGCGGTGGTGTGCGGGTCGGACATCATGGCGCTCGGCGCGGTCCGCGCGGCTCGCGCCCGCGGCCTGTCGGTTCCGGGCGACGTCTCCGTCGTCGGCTACGACGACGCCCCGCTCATCGCGTTCACCGAGCCGCCGCTGACCACGGTGCGCCAGCCCGTCGAGGCGATGGCGCACGCCGCGGTGAGCGCCCTGCTCACGGAGATCTCGGGCGACCGGGCACCGCGCACGGAGCTGCTCTTCTCCCCCGAGCTCGTGGTGCGCGGCTCGACGGGCCCCGTCCGCCGCTGA
- a CDS encoding glycoside hydrolase family 13 protein, with the protein MATTEPTTPTTALPLGATVHVGSDAAREWWRDAVIYQVYPRSFADGDGDGIGDIPGITSKLDHLKTLGVDAVWLSPFYRSPQKDAGYDVADYRDVDPLFGTLDDFDAMLAGAHDRGMRVIVDLVPNHTSDQHAWFQEALAAAPGSPERARYVFRDGRGPAGDEPPNNWQSIFGGPAWTRLAPSSTADGASFDEPSPQWYLHLFDSSQPDLDWTQPEVRSEFEDVLRFWLDRGVDGFRVDVAHGMIKADGLPDWHGHVAMVDGSTDDDAQATDPGAPEDGSTGAGNQGPMFDQDGVHEIYRDWHRVLAAYDGDRCLVAEAWVEPLSRLARYVRPDEMHQAFNFSFLTTGWDAAALRRVVAASYRANDEVGAPTTWVLSNHDVVRHATRLGLPDPGVRPNGVFATDPQPDEELGLRRARAASLLMLGLPGSAYLYQGEELGLPEHTTLPNDVRQDPGHFRTDGAEAGRDGCRVPLPWQADAPGLGFGPTGATWLPQPESYGRYAADVQYGDPTSTFELYRAALDTRRAEGLGHGGLTWLEGWADSADVVALRNRDVVVLANLGSTPVELPAGHEVLLSSGPVDGTLPADTTVWLRA; encoded by the coding sequence ATGGCCACCACCGAGCCGACCACCCCGACGACCGCGCTGCCGCTCGGCGCGACCGTGCACGTCGGGTCCGACGCCGCCCGCGAGTGGTGGCGCGACGCCGTCATCTACCAGGTCTACCCCCGCTCCTTCGCGGACGGCGACGGCGACGGCATCGGTGACATCCCCGGCATCACCTCGAAGCTCGACCACCTCAAGACCCTCGGCGTCGACGCCGTCTGGCTCTCGCCCTTCTACCGGTCCCCCCAGAAGGACGCCGGCTACGACGTCGCCGACTACCGCGACGTCGACCCCCTGTTCGGCACCCTCGACGACTTCGACGCCATGCTCGCCGGCGCCCACGACCGCGGCATGCGCGTCATCGTCGACCTCGTGCCCAACCACACCTCCGACCAGCACGCCTGGTTCCAGGAGGCGCTCGCCGCCGCCCCCGGATCGCCCGAGCGCGCGCGCTACGTCTTCCGCGACGGCCGCGGCCCGGCCGGGGACGAGCCGCCGAACAACTGGCAGTCGATCTTCGGCGGCCCCGCGTGGACGCGCCTCGCCCCCTCGAGCACGGCCGACGGCGCCTCTTTCGACGAGCCCAGCCCGCAGTGGTACCTGCACCTGTTCGACTCCTCCCAGCCCGACCTCGACTGGACGCAGCCCGAGGTGCGCTCCGAGTTCGAGGACGTCCTGCGGTTCTGGCTCGACCGGGGCGTCGACGGGTTCCGCGTCGACGTCGCCCACGGCATGATCAAGGCCGACGGCCTGCCCGACTGGCACGGGCACGTCGCCATGGTGGACGGCTCCACGGACGACGACGCGCAGGCCACCGACCCGGGCGCCCCCGAGGACGGCTCCACCGGCGCCGGCAACCAGGGCCCCATGTTCGACCAGGACGGCGTCCACGAGATCTACCGCGACTGGCACCGCGTGCTCGCCGCCTACGACGGCGACCGCTGCCTCGTGGCCGAGGCCTGGGTCGAGCCGCTGTCCCGCCTCGCCCGCTACGTCCGCCCGGACGAGATGCACCAGGCGTTCAACTTCTCGTTCCTCACCACCGGCTGGGACGCCGCCGCGCTGCGACGGGTCGTCGCGGCGTCGTACCGCGCGAACGACGAGGTCGGGGCGCCCACCACCTGGGTGCTGTCCAACCACGACGTCGTGCGCCACGCCACGCGCCTCGGCCTGCCCGACCCGGGCGTGCGCCCGAACGGCGTGTTCGCCACCGACCCGCAGCCCGACGAGGAGCTCGGCCTGCGCCGCGCCCGCGCCGCGTCGCTGCTCATGCTCGGTCTGCCCGGCTCCGCGTACCTCTACCAGGGCGAGGAGCTCGGCCTGCCCGAGCACACCACGCTGCCGAACGACGTCCGCCAGGACCCGGGCCACTTCCGCACCGACGGCGCCGAGGCCGGCCGCGACGGCTGCCGCGTCCCGCTGCCCTGGCAGGCCGACGCCCCCGGTCTCGGGTTCGGCCCCACCGGTGCCACCTGGCTCCCGCAGCCGGAGTCGTACGGCCGCTACGCCGCCGACGTCCAGTACGGCGACCCGACCTCCACGTTCGAGCTGTACCGGGCGGCGCTGGACACCCGTCGCGCCGAGGGCCTCGGCCACGGCGGCCTGACCTGGCTCGAGGGCTGGGCGGACTCCGCCGACGTCGTCGCGCTGCGCAACCGCGACGTCGTCGTCCTGGCGAACCTCGGCAGCACCCCCGTCGAGCTCCCCGCCGGCCACGAGGTCCTGCTGTCGTCCGGCCCCGTGGACGGCACGCTGCCCGCCGACACCACCGTCTGGCTGCGCGCCTGA
- a CDS encoding copper resistance CopC family protein, which yields MHRTRALAGVVAGVVALLATAAPASAHDELISSDPSADTVLDAAPDEVSLTFSDELLDLGAVVVVADAAGDDWAAGPPVLDGDQVTVPVTDGMPDAGYEVRWRIVSADGHPISGVVPFVVGDSTPLDRAGAPPAGDDASPSSGTAAPSDSEDDTIADAVPADDAAATTTQDDGPGRVLLVGAGGALLALAVLLLVSRSRRRDAAAGPDATPADASSAAPSDSPERH from the coding sequence ATGCATCGCACCCGCGCTCTCGCGGGCGTCGTCGCCGGGGTCGTCGCGCTGCTCGCGACGGCCGCCCCCGCGTCCGCCCACGACGAGCTGATCTCCAGCGACCCGTCCGCCGACACCGTCCTCGACGCCGCCCCGGACGAGGTCTCCCTCACGTTCTCCGACGAGCTGCTCGACCTCGGCGCCGTGGTCGTCGTCGCCGACGCCGCCGGCGACGACTGGGCCGCCGGCCCGCCCGTCCTCGACGGCGACCAGGTGACCGTCCCGGTCACCGACGGCATGCCCGACGCAGGCTACGAGGTCCGGTGGCGCATCGTCTCCGCCGACGGGCACCCGATCTCCGGCGTGGTCCCGTTCGTCGTCGGTGACAGCACCCCACTCGACCGAGCCGGTGCGCCACCCGCCGGCGACGACGCGTCGCCCTCGTCCGGCACGGCGGCACCGTCCGACAGCGAGGACGACACCATCGCCGACGCCGTGCCGGCCGACGACGCTGCGGCCACGACCACCCAGGACGACGGGCCCGGTCGGGTCCTGCTCGTCGGGGCCGGCGGCGCGCTGCTCGCGCTCGCCGTGCTGCTCCTCGTCTCCCGTTCCCGCCGCCGCGACGCCGCGGCCGGCCCCGACGCCACGCCCGCGGACGCCTCGTCCGCCGCGCCGTCGGACTCCCCTGAAAGGCACTGA
- a CDS encoding copper chaperone PCu(A)C, translating into MTSHLHRTAPAVTLLTLGALALAACAPADDPAAVPAAAAAAASSVTMADPWVKAADEGMSAAFGRITNDGTTDVTVVGAASPAATAIELHETVDDGSGAMTMREVDGGFVVPAGESVALEPGGDHLMLMGLTGPLETGAEVTITLTFSDDSTTEISAPVKDYSGANESYYGDDTDTDTDMDMDMDGGDHGDLESDHEHTVDEDS; encoded by the coding sequence ATGACGTCGCACCTGCACCGCACCGCCCCGGCCGTCACCCTGCTCACGCTCGGCGCGCTCGCCCTCGCCGCCTGCGCGCCCGCCGACGACCCCGCGGCCGTCCCCGCGGCCGCCGCGGCCGCCGCGTCGTCCGTCACGATGGCCGACCCGTGGGTCAAGGCCGCCGACGAGGGGATGTCCGCGGCGTTCGGCCGGATCACGAACGACGGGACCACCGACGTCACCGTCGTCGGCGCCGCGTCGCCCGCCGCCACGGCGATCGAGCTGCACGAGACCGTCGACGACGGCTCGGGCGCGATGACGATGCGGGAGGTCGACGGCGGGTTCGTCGTGCCCGCCGGTGAGAGCGTCGCGCTGGAGCCGGGCGGCGACCACCTCATGCTCATGGGGCTGACCGGCCCGCTGGAGACCGGCGCGGAGGTCACGATCACGCTGACCTTCTCCGACGACTCCACGACCGAGATCAGCGCCCCGGTCAAGGACTACTCGGGCGCCAACGAGAGCTACTATGGCGACGACACCGACACCGACACCGACATGGACATGGACATGGACGGCGGCGACCACGGCGACCTGGAGTCCGACCACGAGCACACGGTGGACGAGGACTCCTGA
- a CDS encoding Dyp-type peroxidase, which yields MAAPDRSPRTGRAGSTRRQFLLSGAVAGVGAAAAIGADQLLRPPATADPPPAAPHGQESVPFHGEHQAGIATPAQAHATFLGLDLRDDVDREALARLMRIVSDDAARLTRGEPALADSEPELALSPARLTVTFAFGPRLVARASGVAPAWLRPLPEFTVDRLLPELSDGDLLVQVAADDPLTVAHAVRMILKDTRSFTTVRWVQHGFRRAYGTERPGTTMRNLFGQVDGTVNPEPGTTDFDEVVWCTDGWLAGGTSMVLRRIAMHLDTWDELDRSGREQSVGRYLGNGAPLTGTRERDEPDFTATTPLGFPVIGEFSHVRRARGDDPTQRIFRRGYSFDGVPAGGEVSDSGLIFVSFQADVDRQFTPMQQRLADLDLLNEWTTPVGSAVFAVPPGCAEGGFVGETLLT from the coding sequence ATGGCCGCCCCGGACCGGAGCCCTCGCACCGGCCGGGCGGGCTCGACCCGTCGGCAGTTCCTCCTGTCAGGGGCTGTCGCCGGTGTCGGCGCCGCCGCGGCGATCGGTGCCGACCAGCTCCTGCGCCCACCCGCCACGGCCGACCCGCCGCCCGCCGCCCCGCACGGGCAGGAGTCGGTCCCGTTCCACGGCGAGCACCAGGCGGGGATCGCGACGCCCGCCCAGGCGCACGCCACGTTCCTCGGCCTGGACCTGCGCGACGACGTCGACCGGGAAGCCCTCGCCCGGCTGATGCGCATCGTGTCCGACGACGCGGCCCGGCTCACCCGGGGCGAGCCGGCGCTCGCCGACTCCGAGCCCGAGCTGGCCCTCTCCCCCGCCCGGCTGACCGTGACGTTCGCGTTCGGACCTCGCCTGGTGGCCCGGGCGAGCGGTGTGGCGCCTGCGTGGCTGCGCCCGCTGCCGGAGTTCACCGTCGACCGGCTCCTGCCGGAGCTGAGCGACGGCGACCTGCTGGTGCAGGTGGCCGCCGACGACCCGCTGACGGTGGCGCACGCCGTCCGCATGATCCTCAAGGACACGCGCAGCTTCACCACCGTCCGGTGGGTGCAGCACGGGTTCCGCCGCGCGTACGGCACGGAACGGCCGGGGACGACGATGCGGAACCTGTTCGGCCAGGTCGACGGCACGGTCAACCCCGAGCCCGGCACCACCGACTTCGACGAGGTCGTGTGGTGCACCGACGGGTGGCTCGCGGGCGGCACGAGCATGGTGCTGCGCCGCATCGCCATGCACCTGGACACGTGGGACGAGCTCGACCGGTCGGGGCGCGAGCAGTCCGTGGGCCGCTACCTGGGCAACGGCGCGCCGCTGACCGGGACCCGGGAGCGCGACGAGCCCGACTTCACCGCGACGACGCCGCTCGGGTTCCCCGTCATCGGCGAGTTCTCGCACGTCCGCCGCGCCCGCGGCGACGACCCGACCCAGCGGATCTTCCGCCGCGGGTACAGCTTCGACGGCGTCCCCGCGGGCGGCGAGGTGTCGGACTCGGGGCTGATCTTCGTCTCGTTCCAGGCGGACGTCGACCGCCAGTTCACGCCGATGCAGCAGCGCCTGGCGGACCTCGACCTGCTCAACGAGTGGACGACGCCGGTCGGGTCGGCCGTCTTCGCCGTCCCGCCGGGCTGCGCGGAGGGCGGGTTCGTCGGGGAGACCCTGCTGACCTGA
- the dusB gene encoding tRNA dihydrouridine synthase DusB, which produces MSAVLPPLQIGPLTVATPVVLAPMAGVTNRAFRTLCREAGRSTGFDPGLYVAEMVTSRALVERNPEALRIVTFGADETPRSAQVYGVDPATVGAAVRIIASEDRADHVDLNFGCPVPKVTRKGGGAALPWKKQLFTDIVCAAVTAAEPYGVPVTVKMRKGIDDDHLTYLEAGRTAESLGAAAVALHARTAAQHYSGTADWTAIARLKEEVRTVPVLGNGDVWAAEDAVRMVRETGADGVVVGRGCQGRPWLFADLAAAFNGSDARVRPGLREVADAIYRHGELMIEYYDGDEFKGVRDLRKHMAWYLKGYAVGGDARRALAMVSSLAELREHLDALDLTLGYPGDDAEGPRGRAGSAKTPHLPYGWLDSRDLDAEFEAKLREAELSVSGG; this is translated from the coding sequence GTGAGTGCTGTCCTCCCCCCGCTGCAGATCGGTCCCCTGACGGTGGCCACGCCCGTCGTGCTCGCGCCGATGGCCGGCGTGACCAACCGCGCGTTCCGCACCCTGTGCCGCGAGGCCGGCCGGTCGACCGGGTTCGACCCGGGGCTGTACGTGGCCGAGATGGTGACCTCCCGCGCGCTCGTGGAGCGCAACCCCGAGGCGCTGCGCATCGTCACGTTCGGCGCCGACGAGACGCCCCGCTCGGCCCAGGTGTACGGGGTGGACCCCGCGACCGTCGGCGCCGCGGTGCGGATCATCGCGAGCGAGGACCGGGCCGACCACGTCGACCTCAACTTCGGCTGCCCCGTGCCGAAGGTGACCCGCAAGGGCGGCGGCGCGGCCCTGCCCTGGAAGAAGCAGCTCTTCACCGACATCGTGTGTGCGGCCGTCACCGCCGCCGAGCCCTACGGGGTGCCGGTGACCGTCAAGATGCGCAAGGGCATCGACGACGACCACCTCACCTACCTGGAGGCGGGGCGCACCGCGGAGTCGCTCGGCGCCGCCGCCGTGGCGCTGCACGCCCGCACCGCCGCGCAGCACTACTCCGGCACCGCCGACTGGACCGCCATCGCGCGGCTCAAGGAGGAAGTGCGCACTGTGCCCGTGCTCGGCAACGGCGACGTCTGGGCCGCCGAGGACGCGGTGCGCATGGTCCGCGAGACCGGCGCCGACGGCGTCGTCGTCGGCCGCGGCTGCCAGGGGCGTCCCTGGCTGTTCGCCGACCTCGCCGCCGCGTTCAACGGCTCCGACGCCCGCGTGCGTCCCGGCCTGCGCGAGGTCGCCGACGCGATCTACCGCCACGGCGAGCTCATGATCGAGTACTACGACGGCGACGAGTTCAAGGGCGTGCGCGACCTGCGCAAGCACATGGCCTGGTACCTCAAGGGGTACGCCGTCGGCGGCGACGCCCGCCGTGCGCTGGCCATGGTGTCCTCCCTCGCCGAGCTGCGCGAGCACCTCGACGCCCTCGACCTCACGCTCGGTTACCCGGGCGACGACGCCGAGGGCCCGCGCGGCCGGGCCGGGTCCGCCAAGACCCCGCACCTGCCGTACGGATGGCTCGACTCCCGCGACCTCGACGCCGAGTTCGAGGCCAAGCTGCGCGAGGCCGAGCTGTCCGTCTCCGGCGGCTGA